One part of the Candidatus Mancarchaeum acidiphilum genome encodes these proteins:
- a CDS encoding translation initiation factor IF-5A produces the protein MADGEIMKMTMKDIHVGRYIIIDGVPCKVVDIETSSPGKHGSAKMRVTAMGIFDGSKKTLLKPSDADADVPVIKKKKAQVVSISGNSAQIMDSETYEVYDLPIPEELDGKVVAGSEVEILEAMGKRAISKTV, from the coding sequence ATGGCGGACGGAGAAATAATGAAGATGACTATGAAGGATATACACGTAGGAAGGTATATAATAATAGACGGAGTGCCATGCAAAGTGGTAGATATAGAAACGAGCTCTCCAGGAAAGCACGGATCTGCAAAAATGAGGGTTACCGCAATGGGAATATTCGATGGCAGCAAAAAGACCTTGTTGAAGCCAAGCGATGCAGATGCTGATGTGCCAGTAATAAAGAAGAAAAAAGCACAAGTAGTATCAATATCTGGAAATTCTGCGCAGATTATGGATTCTGAAACTTATGAAGTTTATGATCTGCCAATACCTGAGGAACTAGACGGTAAGGTAGTCGCAGGTTCCGAAGTTGAAATATTGGAGGCAATGGGAAAGAGGGCAATATCAAAAACAGTATAA
- a CDS encoding 30S ribosomal protein S24e, giving the protein MELKIAKNEDNELFNRKNVTFNVIGYDATPSKEVVKEELCKKINALPDMTVIVNLSQESGMRRLNGMAHVYSNKEDIDKYERDYILKRSEKKNAKKEGEK; this is encoded by the coding sequence ATGGAATTAAAGATAGCAAAGAATGAAGACAATGAATTATTTAATAGGAAAAATGTAACCTTCAACGTAATCGGTTATGACGCAACACCCTCAAAAGAGGTAGTAAAAGAGGAACTTTGCAAGAAGATTAATGCACTTCCGGATATGACTGTAATAGTTAATCTAAGCCAGGAATCTGGAATGAGAAGGCTAAATGGGATGGCCCATGTTTACAGCAACAAGGAAGACATCGATAAGTATGAGAGAGATTACATACTTAAAAGAAGCGAAAAGAAAAACGCTAAAAAAGAAGGCGAAAAATAA
- a CDS encoding 30S ribosomal protein S27ae, which produces MANDKENKKFKAYSSGKMCPKCNSKMASHKDRYACGKCGYTEFKHKEGEKKE; this is translated from the coding sequence ATGGCAAACGATAAAGAAAATAAGAAGTTCAAAGCTTATTCATCAGGAAAGATGTGCCCTAAATGCAACTCAAAAATGGCTTCCCATAAAGACAGATACGCTTGTGGTAAATGTGGATACACAGAATTCAAGCACAAAGAAGGCGAAAAGAAGGAGTAA
- a CDS encoding CPBP family intramembrane glutamic endopeptidase, which produces MDTQNSSTKKAKRRSNRSDLPLESSKPNHNEACPNEAIEKQGKDSYKARYIFYFFSILLISIAIASVVLYYDSILSNNSADIISTISISLLFPSIVISYMMAKGNNISGIIKSLGLSRDKLNFKYIIIGIVLFAAIMGLDLAFSSIAAYLHISFPTNVKQVFSGMPLYFLIFSFTVAPIDEEILFRGFLVPRIGVIQSAFLFAILHFGYGSISEILFAFIFGLMAGYAFKRTKSLYISIIGHILVNMLTIILLFVI; this is translated from the coding sequence GTGGATACACAGAATTCAAGCACAAAGAAGGCGAAAAGAAGGAGTAATCGCTCCGATTTGCCTCTGGAAAGCAGCAAACCTAATCACAATGAAGCTTGCCCTAATGAAGCAATCGAGAAACAGGGCAAGGATTCTTATAAGGCAAGATACATATTCTACTTTTTTTCCATTTTGCTTATATCAATAGCAATTGCATCAGTTGTACTGTATTACGATTCAATATTAAGCAATAACTCAGCTGATATAATCTCTACTATATCCATATCTCTTCTGTTCCCATCTATAGTAATATCATATATGATGGCCAAGGGAAATAATATAAGCGGTATAATAAAATCCTTAGGCTTATCAAGGGATAAGTTAAACTTCAAATACATCATTATAGGCATTGTATTATTTGCTGCAATTATGGGATTGGATCTTGCGTTCAGTTCAATAGCTGCATATTTGCATATATCTTTTCCCACAAATGTAAAGCAGGTTTTTTCCGGAATGCCCTTATACTTTTTGATTTTTTCATTCACTGTAGCACCAATAGATGAAGAAATTCTTTTCCGCGGTTTTTTGGTGCCAAGGATAGGTGTAATACAGAGTGCATTTCTATTCGCGATACTGCATTTTGGCTATGGTTCAATATCTGAGATACTGTTTGCTTTTATCTTTGGTTTAATGGCAGGTTATGCCTTTAAAAGGACCAAGTCGTTATACATATCAATAATAGGGCATATATTGGTTAATATGCTTACAATAATATTGCTTTTTGTAATTTAA
- a CDS encoding RNA-guided endonuclease InsQ/TnpB family protein produces MELTRAYKFRIYPDTKRQSEIDERLILAQQFYNKILEKSIESYKNGEAKASMAQFNRFVKEIIQDDKRYLKLYSQTRCEIEYRLLKAYQNFFRRIKEGNRKAGFPRFKSRDRYKSITYPQYNGSFSIKRGRLRVSRIGTMRIELHRKIEGTIKTLSIKREGKDYYAIFTTANEIKIPQLEDTNPVGIDMGLHSFIAMSSGMKIEKPRFVRKRAKHLARWQRRIAKREKGSKRRENAKNHLQKEWEHVTEQSDDFSHKLSNKLVNSGYTSFAVEDLHIQNMAKNHNLAQAIYNASWNKFIQMLSYKAESAGMKVISVDERNTTQECSNCHCIREGGERLTLEDRVYNCNRCGMQLDRDVNASINILHRATTLGQRGSYAQGDMASAVQQELKSRIAELRTDKTHPLRDAVFA; encoded by the coding sequence ATGGAACTGACAAGAGCCTATAAATTCAGGATCTATCCAGATACTAAAAGGCAGTCTGAGATAGATGAAAGGCTAATCCTTGCGCAGCAGTTCTACAACAAGATTCTGGAGAAGTCCATTGAATCCTATAAGAATGGAGAGGCAAAAGCCTCAATGGCACAGTTCAACAGGTTCGTCAAAGAAATAATCCAAGATGACAAGAGATACCTGAAACTATACTCGCAGACGAGATGCGAGATTGAATATAGGCTTCTCAAGGCATATCAAAACTTCTTCAGGAGAATAAAGGAAGGAAACAGGAAGGCAGGATTCCCGAGGTTCAAGTCAAGGGACCGGTACAAGTCAATAACATATCCTCAGTACAATGGGTCTTTCTCGATAAAGAGGGGCAGGCTGAGAGTCTCGAGGATAGGCACAATGAGAATAGAACTGCATAGGAAGATTGAAGGCACAATCAAGACTCTTTCAATAAAAAGGGAAGGAAAGGATTATTACGCCATCTTCACCACAGCAAACGAAATAAAGATTCCGCAATTGGAGGACACAAACCCTGTCGGAATAGATATGGGTTTGCATTCATTTATTGCGATGTCATCTGGAATGAAGATAGAGAAGCCAAGGTTTGTGAGGAAGAGGGCAAAGCATCTTGCAAGATGGCAAAGAAGAATTGCAAAGAGGGAAAAAGGCAGCAAAAGAAGGGAAAATGCAAAGAATCATCTACAAAAGGAATGGGAACACGTTACAGAGCAATCAGATGACTTCTCCCACAAACTTTCTAACAAATTGGTAAATTCAGGATATACTTCATTCGCAGTAGAGGATTTGCACATTCAAAACATGGCAAAAAACCATAATCTTGCGCAGGCAATCTATAATGCTTCATGGAACAAGTTCATCCAAATGCTCTCATACAAGGCTGAAAGTGCCGGCATGAAGGTAATAAGTGTAGATGAAAGAAACACGACACAGGAATGCAGCAACTGCCACTGCATAAGGGAAGGCGGCGAAAGGCTGACTCTAGAAGACAGAGTCTACAACTGCAATAGATGCGGTATGCAGTTAGACAGAGATGTAAATGCATCAATAAACATATTGCACAGAGCAACTACCCTCGGACAGAGGGGAAGTTACGCTCAGGGAGATATGGCCTCTGCGGTTCAACAGGAACTGAAAAGTCGCATCGCTGAACTGAGAACCGATAAAACACATCCTTTGCGGGATGCGGTGTTTGCATGA
- a CDS encoding RNA methyltransferase, which yields MNAEEAHTACGWKDVTLILVGSEYQINLGYIARAAKNFGISEIRLVNPKCNHLGKQAIRFSKHARELLESAKIYQSLNDAIEGSDFVIGTTAIWHKAEEAKSNIYSLDSFKKNFKSLGNASIIIGRDGTGLTKEELGLCDASIYIPGNKEYQTLNISHAVSIILYELTKGKFDDNLLSTKYANTKDITSVSYLFKEFLKNNHHIRNKPKVASVFMHIIKRSYPTKEEVNTLKSAFTKRKSKK from the coding sequence ATGAATGCAGAGGAAGCCCACACCGCTTGCGGGTGGAAGGATGTCACATTAATATTGGTAGGATCTGAATACCAGATTAACCTTGGTTATATAGCAAGAGCGGCCAAAAATTTTGGAATAAGCGAGATTAGGTTAGTCAATCCAAAATGCAATCATTTAGGCAAGCAGGCCATAAGGTTTTCAAAACACGCAAGGGAGCTTCTTGAGTCGGCAAAGATATACCAAAGTCTGAATGATGCAATTGAAGGTTCAGACTTTGTGATAGGCACTACCGCAATCTGGCACAAAGCAGAGGAAGCAAAGAGCAATATATACTCCTTAGATTCATTTAAGAAAAATTTCAAATCGCTAGGCAATGCCTCAATAATAATAGGCAGGGACGGCACAGGGTTGACAAAGGAAGAATTGGGGCTTTGCGATGCATCCATCTATATTCCTGGGAATAAAGAGTACCAGACATTGAACATATCCCATGCAGTCTCAATAATACTATATGAGTTGACCAAAGGCAAGTTTGATGATAATTTATTAAGTACAAAATATGCCAATACAAAAGATATAACCTCTGTAAGCTATCTTTTCAAGGAGTTTTTAAAGAATAACCACCATATCAGGAATAAACCGAAAGTAGCGTCTGTTTTCATGCATATAATAAAAAGGTCTTACCCTACAAAAGAAGAAGTAAACACATTAAAATCAGCATTTACAAAAAGGAAAAGTAAAAAATAA
- a CDS encoding cell division protein SepF — MSLFGKLGKDLGVSKEINIEDYMNSQEMENVDVLNEPADFYVKPLNLESEDDLAAIEDELNKKNILLLDISSMSARPKTLKDLVDKIKDYVNKIDGDVGRIDTGKIIITPAKVKIIKKKKPQ, encoded by the coding sequence ATGAGTCTATTCGGCAAGCTAGGGAAGGACCTTGGAGTTTCAAAAGAGATAAATATAGAGGATTACATGAATTCTCAAGAGATGGAAAATGTAGATGTTTTAAACGAACCTGCAGATTTCTATGTTAAACCCCTTAATCTAGAGAGTGAAGATGATTTGGCTGCAATTGAGGATGAGCTTAACAAAAAGAATATATTGCTTTTAGATATATCTTCTATGTCGGCAAGACCTAAAACATTGAAGGATCTTGTGGACAAGATAAAGGATTACGTAAACAAGATAGATGGAGATGTTGGTAGGATTGATACTGGAAAGATAATTATCACTCCTGCAAAGGTTAAGATAATCAAAAAGAAAAAACCTCAATAA
- a CDS encoding DUF488 domain-containing protein, whose protein sequence is MIKIKRVYDRIDIHDGTRILVDRLWPRGVRRSSANIDLWLKNVGPSDDLRKWFSHEPDKWPEFKKRYISELKTNPVFDKLLDIAMTTDPITLLYATKDPDKNNAAVLMEQLNIRIKKIQSLTYPEK, encoded by the coding sequence ATGATTAAAATAAAGAGGGTATACGATAGAATAGATATCCATGATGGAACTAGGATACTCGTAGACCGATTATGGCCACGTGGAGTAAGGCGAAGCAGTGCAAATATAGATTTATGGCTTAAAAATGTTGGCCCCAGTGATGATTTAAGGAAGTGGTTCAGCCATGAACCAGACAAGTGGCCCGAATTCAAAAAACGATATATAAGTGAATTAAAAACAAATCCCGTTTTTGATAAATTATTGGATATAGCGATGACAACAGACCCAATAACCCTTTTATATGCAACAAAAGATCCTGATAAAAACAATGCAGCAGTATTAATGGAGCAACTGAATATCAGGATCAAAAAGATTCAATCATTGACATATCCTGAAAAATAA
- a CDS encoding CoA-binding protein: MEFGSDDERERFILGNFKVIAVVGCSREEGKPSHDIPKYMQEAGYKIVPVNPNADEILGEKSYPSLLDIPFKVDVVDVFRPGSEALEIAKEAHSIGAKALWLQEGIFNESAEKYAEDNGILFVMNRCMMKEHVRLIEGIN; this comes from the coding sequence ATGGAATTTGGCAGTGATGATGAAAGAGAGAGATTTATATTAGGTAATTTCAAGGTTATAGCTGTTGTTGGCTGTTCACGGGAAGAAGGGAAACCTTCACATGATATTCCTAAATACATGCAGGAGGCGGGTTACAAGATAGTGCCTGTAAATCCTAATGCTGATGAGATACTCGGTGAAAAATCCTATCCCTCTTTGCTTGATATACCATTTAAGGTAGATGTCGTTGACGTCTTTAGGCCTGGATCTGAGGCATTGGAAATTGCAAAAGAGGCACATTCCATAGGCGCAAAAGCACTTTGGCTGCAGGAAGGCATATTCAACGAAAGTGCTGAGAAATACGCTGAGGATAATGGGATTCTATTTGTCATGAATAGGTGTATGATGAAGGAGCATGTTAGGCTTATAGAGGGAATAAATTAA
- a CDS encoding DNA-directed RNA polymerase codes for MYKVFSVTDNFKLPPSEFGNDINKVATHILQEKYEGLLDPDVGIVLAIYGIKDISDGIIYPGDASTHHKVNFSILTYKPEVDEVDIGIVTELVDFGAFVRMGPIDGLVHVSQITDDFISLDKKVNSFVSKNSGKSLKKDDIVYTKISTISMKKSIKDSRIALTMKPYGLGKVEWILAGSKKKESPKGGKPAVAAKSSKK; via the coding sequence ATGTATAAAGTTTTCTCAGTAACTGATAATTTTAAGCTACCTCCATCTGAATTCGGAAATGATATAAATAAGGTGGCAACACACATATTGCAGGAAAAATATGAAGGCCTGCTAGATCCTGATGTTGGGATAGTACTGGCCATCTATGGAATCAAGGACATCAGCGATGGAATAATATATCCTGGAGATGCTTCAACACACCATAAAGTGAACTTCAGCATATTGACATACAAACCAGAGGTAGATGAAGTAGACATAGGAATAGTTACAGAGCTAGTCGATTTTGGAGCATTTGTAAGGATGGGGCCTATAGATGGATTAGTCCACGTATCCCAGATAACTGACGATTTTATCTCATTGGACAAGAAGGTAAATTCATTTGTATCAAAGAATAGCGGCAAGTCGCTTAAGAAAGACGATATTGTATACACAAAGATATCAACTATAAGTATGAAGAAATCTATAAAGGATTCAAGGATAGCATTAACCATGAAGCCGTATGGATTGGGCAAGGTTGAATGGATTTTGGCTGGATCAAAGAAAAAGGAATCTCCAAAGGGGGGAAAGCCAGCAGTTGCAGCAAAATCTTCTAAAAAGTAA
- the spt4 gene encoding transcription elongation factor subunit Spt4: protein MDELACRNCKFIISSHSSKCPICGSDDLTSKWSGYIIMLNVDKSELAKTSNIKTNGVYAISIRD from the coding sequence ATGGATGAATTAGCGTGTAGAAATTGCAAGTTTATAATAAGCAGCCATAGCTCAAAGTGCCCAATATGTGGCTCTGATGATTTGACTTCAAAATGGAGCGGTTATATAATAATGCTAAATGTAGATAAATCAGAATTGGCCAAAACATCCAATATAAAAACAAATGGGGTATATGCAATTAGCATAAGGGACTGA
- a CDS encoding FKBP-type peptidyl-prolyl cis-trans isomerase, with protein sequence MSFKEKDFVEINYTAYDAEKGNVLSTTYKDKAKEADIYDEHVNYGPTLIILGSHAVVPGLEKELMNMNEGESKTFTLEPKDAFGERRKDLIGVMPISQFRENKIDPQPGMQINLDNSVATVVSVGSGRVVVDRNHPDAGKSIKYEVEVVRQLKDEKEKIEGLAKTYSVQPSRVEKEGDKFVLYYDPKFKKNADYFIGKANALSAIFAYVDGITKMNVVEEYENSAESNASEENSDTEHNEEEAS encoded by the coding sequence ATGAGTTTCAAGGAAAAAGATTTTGTAGAGATAAATTATACAGCGTATGATGCAGAAAAGGGAAACGTCCTATCGACAACTTACAAGGACAAAGCTAAAGAGGCAGATATTTACGATGAACATGTTAATTACGGGCCTACCTTGATAATATTGGGGTCGCATGCAGTCGTACCAGGATTGGAAAAGGAATTGATGAATATGAATGAAGGCGAATCTAAGACCTTCACGTTAGAGCCAAAAGATGCTTTTGGAGAGCGCAGGAAGGACCTTATAGGTGTAATGCCAATCTCCCAGTTCAGGGAGAATAAGATAGACCCACAGCCGGGAATGCAGATAAATCTCGATAATTCAGTAGCAACAGTGGTAAGTGTTGGCTCAGGCAGAGTAGTAGTTGACAGGAACCACCCGGATGCAGGAAAGAGCATCAAATATGAGGTTGAAGTTGTAAGACAGCTTAAGGATGAAAAAGAAAAGATAGAGGGGCTTGCAAAGACCTATAGTGTACAGCCATCGCGTGTAGAGAAGGAAGGTGATAAATTTGTGCTTTATTATGATCCAAAGTTCAAGAAGAATGCGGATTATTTTATAGGAAAGGCAAACGCTTTGTCGGCAATATTTGCTTATGTGGATGGGATCACTAAGATGAATGTGGTCGAGGAATACGAAAATTCTGCAGAAAGCAATGCAAGTGAGGAAAACAGCGACACAGAGCACAATGAAGAAGAAGCAAGCTAA
- the gltX gene encoding glutamate--tRNA ligase: MNKVTFMVNLRDIVYEYAIKNAFSYGKANFGSVLSKAISKVPESKKDMQLLKDTVNEVVNSVNAMSKEDINREYSKYADIFEKEYQEKLETTSKANIKIEGAEKGNVITRFPPEPGGYIHIGNAKQCILSDEISKLYDGKIYLYWDDTNPEKCKEQYISSIKEDTAWLGIKFDKEYYASDNIDKIYDYGRKLITDGNAYVCGCSPEEINNNRRNGIECKDRLRPTEENRELFEKMISGDVEGGKLIVRFKGDMKSENSAMRDPTLFRINKAPHYRQGTKYSVWPTYHMNTPILDSINGITDAIRSKEYEVWDSVDKKLISCLGLRQPRIHYEARLNIEGTITKKRLIREFINKGYIKEWDDPRLVTISALKRRGILPEAIKNFILKFGMSRNDTTVKMDMLLSENKRILEPTVPHLFFISNPLELQVDGIDAAPKLKLNPNDKQNPAYREYPKDDKFYISKNSISDLAIGSTVKLKDFINLQLVSIEDKKVTAKALDGKEHFDKIITWTPYNGKAASSILIPGEIVDKAENYIPESIKYVEGYAEGYATELKVGDIVLFEKFGYCRLDKISEGKYDFIFTSG; this comes from the coding sequence ATGAACAAGGTAACCTTCATGGTGAATCTAAGAGATATAGTTTACGAGTACGCAATTAAAAATGCATTTTCTTATGGAAAAGCTAATTTTGGGAGTGTACTAAGCAAGGCAATATCAAAAGTGCCAGAGTCAAAGAAAGATATGCAATTGCTGAAGGACACAGTAAATGAGGTAGTCAATTCCGTCAATGCAATGAGCAAAGAGGATATTAATAGAGAATATTCTAAATATGCTGACATATTCGAAAAAGAATACCAAGAGAAGTTAGAAACCACATCAAAAGCAAATATAAAAATAGAAGGTGCCGAGAAAGGCAACGTTATTACCAGATTTCCTCCAGAACCCGGTGGATATATACATATAGGAAATGCCAAACAGTGCATATTGAGCGACGAAATATCAAAGCTTTACGACGGCAAAATATACCTCTACTGGGACGATACGAATCCAGAAAAATGCAAGGAGCAGTATATCTCAAGCATAAAGGAGGACACTGCCTGGCTAGGGATAAAGTTTGACAAAGAATACTATGCAAGCGACAACATAGATAAGATATACGATTACGGGAGGAAACTTATTACTGATGGCAACGCATATGTATGCGGCTGCAGCCCTGAAGAAATCAACAATAATCGGCGCAATGGAATCGAATGCAAAGATCGGCTAAGGCCCACAGAAGAAAATAGGGAGCTTTTCGAAAAGATGATAAGTGGCGATGTGGAAGGAGGAAAGCTGATAGTTAGATTTAAGGGAGATATGAAATCAGAAAATTCTGCGATGAGGGACCCAACATTATTTAGGATAAATAAAGCGCCCCATTACCGGCAAGGCACAAAGTATTCAGTTTGGCCGACTTACCATATGAATACACCAATCCTAGATTCTATAAATGGCATAACCGATGCGATAAGAAGCAAAGAGTACGAGGTATGGGATTCAGTAGACAAAAAACTAATTTCATGTTTGGGGTTAAGGCAACCACGCATCCATTATGAAGCAAGGCTGAATATAGAGGGGACTATAACGAAGAAAAGACTTATAAGGGAATTTATAAACAAGGGATACATAAAGGAGTGGGATGACCCAAGGTTAGTCACGATATCTGCATTGAAAAGAAGAGGAATACTGCCCGAAGCTATAAAGAATTTCATCCTTAAATTTGGAATGAGCAGAAATGATACAACAGTAAAGATGGATATGCTTTTATCAGAAAACAAGAGGATATTAGAGCCAACAGTGCCCCACCTATTTTTCATCTCCAATCCACTCGAGCTACAAGTAGATGGAATTGATGCAGCACCAAAACTCAAACTCAACCCTAACGACAAGCAAAATCCAGCATACAGGGAGTACCCCAAAGACGATAAATTTTACATATCAAAAAATTCAATTTCCGATCTAGCAATAGGCAGCACGGTAAAGCTAAAGGATTTTATAAATCTGCAGCTGGTATCAATAGAAGACAAGAAAGTAACCGCCAAAGCCTTGGACGGCAAAGAACATTTCGATAAAATAATAACATGGACACCTTACAACGGGAAGGCTGCAAGTTCTATTCTAATACCTGGAGAAATAGTAGACAAAGCCGAAAATTATATACCAGAAAGCATCAAATACGTGGAAGGATATGCTGAAGGATATGCAACCGAATTAAAAGTTGGGGATATAGTATTATTTGAAAAATTCGGTTACTGCCGGCTAGATAAGATAAGCGAAGGCAAGTACGATTTTATATTTACTTCCGGCTGA
- a CDS encoding fibrillarin-like rRNA/tRNA 2'-O-methyltransferase, which translates to MEFINISDSIFKVDGRLATKNLITGHRVYGEELIQKDNIEYRLWNPYRSKLAAAILKGLKTIAIKGGTHVLYLGVSTGTTSSHVSDIIGANGRLYGVEISKRSMREFLNLCELRHNMLPILSDAMAIDNYKNLVKEESCDVIYQDVSARDQSGILKANSIFLKKGGIAYFIIKSQSIDVGRKPEDVFEDELRKLKDVFDIVEKIDINPFDKLHMFAVLKKK; encoded by the coding sequence ATGGAATTTATTAATATATCAGATAGCATATTCAAAGTAGATGGCAGGCTTGCGACGAAAAATCTTATAACCGGTCACCGTGTATATGGAGAGGAACTAATACAAAAAGACAATATAGAATACAGGCTCTGGAATCCTTACAGGAGCAAATTGGCAGCCGCAATACTGAAAGGGCTTAAAACCATAGCGATAAAGGGAGGTACACACGTGCTTTACTTGGGTGTGTCAACAGGGACTACCTCGAGCCATGTTAGCGATATAATAGGCGCTAATGGAAGACTGTATGGTGTAGAGATATCGAAAAGGAGCATGCGTGAATTTTTGAATCTGTGTGAACTGAGGCACAATATGCTTCCCATATTGAGCGATGCTATGGCAATAGATAATTACAAAAATCTCGTAAAGGAGGAAAGCTGTGATGTGATATACCAGGATGTCTCCGCAAGAGACCAATCAGGTATACTGAAAGCAAACAGCATTTTCCTAAAAAAAGGCGGCATTGCTTACTTCATAATAAAATCACAAAGCATTGATGTCGGCAGGAAACCTGAGGATGTTTTTGAAGACGAGCTTCGAAAACTAAAAGATGTTTTTGACATAGTGGAAAAGATAGACATTAATCCATTTGACAAGCTTCATATGTTTGCCGTTCTAAAGAAGAAATAA